The segment AAAATTTGATTTAATATTATTGTTTACGCTCACAACTCTGTATTTTTTTATTGCAACAATAGTTTTAAGTCGAGGGGTAAGAAAATATGAAAGTGCAAGCAATTAATTAAAACACTGGAGTTGGGCCAAGAATATACTGATATTTTTTACTTTTAATCATAAAAATCTATTATATGAAAAACTAAATTGTATAACCCCATTAATAATAGCTCAAAAAGAAAAAACTGAATTTATAACAAATTTAAGATGAAGTACAAGCTAAACAGGGTTCAGCTTAATAAAAAAATATTGGTGGCTTTGTTTAAAGACACTTGTTTATGCGAAGAGCATAGGAAGCGTTCAGAAAATTTAAAACTACTGCTTGTAAAACAGGATGAATGTATTAACAACTAATCAATGGAAATTAATAAATAATAATCCTATTAAGGAGCATGACAATGAGAATATCGTGTGTAATTCTTACAAGAAACGAAGAAGCAAGAATAGCACAATGTATTGATTCTTTATTAATACAGAAAGAAGTTGTTAAATATCTTGAGGTAATCATTGTGGATGGACATTCGACTGATTCAACTAGAGAAATAGTTAAAACTTATGTAGACACATATAGTGAAGTAAAATTAATTGAATGTCATAAATGGGGTTATAGCTACCAAAGAAATATAGGGGTAAATTGTGCAAATGGAGACTATATTTTGTTTATTAGTGGAGATGCTTATTCATCAAAAAATTTATTAAAAAAATATGTATCCTATATAAATCTAGGTTATGAGGTTATTCAGGGGTCAATAATTAATATAAGTAATGCAAAATTTTTCAGTAAGATCATGAGAACATTATACCCATCTATCTATTCTAACTCAATGAACAACAAAGAAGATGAAAGTTTTTCCACAGTAAACGTGTTAATAAAAAAAGATTTATTTAATTTGGGTAAGTTTAATGAAAGTATTAATTCAATGGAGGATAAAGAGTGGTTTGCTAAAATACAAAGCTTAAATAAAGTTAAATTTATAAGAGCGAAAGGTGCAGCAGTTCATCATCACATTCATGAAGACTATAAGCAATATTCAAAAAAAATATTTAAAGAAGCAGTAGCTATTGGAAATATAACCATTAAAGAAAAATCAAAAAAATATAATTACTTTGGATGGCTGTCACTAACAAACCAAATAATTACATTAATGTTGTTTACCTCTATATTTCTTTTTGTTTTTCCAATTATCCCAAATACCTTCTTTACAATTGCTGTTTTCATAATAATGCTTTTACTCCCAATAATATTTAAGATACAAAGAAAGTACCCGAGAAATAACACTCTTAAGTATAATGAAAAGATTGCGTTAATAATATATTTTATATCTTTTTATATAATAATTCCTATTGGAATTACGAAAGGCAAAATAATAGGGTTAAAGAATTTGTATCTCTTAAAAATAACTAGTTATAGATAAAGTCGAATATTTAAAGGAGCATTAGAATGAAATATAATAGACTTGGTAGTAGTGGCTTAAAAATCAGTGAAATTAGTATAGGAACTTGGATGACAAAGGGGATAAAAGATAAAGAATCTTTTAATGAAATAATTAACAAATCAATGGATCTTGGAATTAATTCATTTGATACTGCTAACGTTTACGGAAAAGGGCAAGGTGAAGCACTACTAGGCAATGCATTAAAAGATAAAAAAAGATCTGACTTTGTTGTTTCATCAAAAGTTTTCTGGCCAGTAGGTGGTGGCCCTAACGATTACGGACTTTCTAGAAAGCATATTATTGAGCAATGTGACAATAGTTTAATGAGATTAGGTCTTGATTACATTGATATATATTACTTTCATAGATTTGATAAAGAAACCCCTGTCTTTGAGAGTC is part of the Sutcliffiella sp. FSL R7-0096 genome and harbors:
- a CDS encoding glycosyltransferase; amino-acid sequence: MTMRISCVILTRNEEARIAQCIDSLLIQKEVVKYLEVIIVDGHSTDSTREIVKTYVDTYSEVKLIECHKWGYSYQRNIGVNCANGDYILFISGDAYSSKNLLKKYVSYINLGYEVIQGSIINISNAKFFSKIMRTLYPSIYSNSMNNKEDESFSTVNVLIKKDLFNLGKFNESINSMEDKEWFAKIQSLNKVKFIRAKGAAVHHHIHEDYKQYSKKIFKEAVAIGNITIKEKSKKYNYFGWLSLTNQIITLMLFTSIFLFVFPIIPNTFFTIAVFIIMLLLPIIFKIQRKYPRNNTLKYNEKIALIIYFISFYIIIPIGITKGKIIGLKNLYLLKITSYR